Within Thermococcus celer Vu 13 = JCM 8558, the genomic segment TACCGGTTGCAAAAAGGAGGTCGTCGAACGTCGTCCTGAACCCCTCAAAGCCCGACTTGTAGAGGAGGACCATGTAGACCTGCATGATTAGGTAAGGAACCCCGAATATGACGGCGATTGCAGTGATGCCGGAGAGGAACTTGCCGAGGACTATCTCGCTTTTCCTTATCGGCTTTGTGAGGAGTATCCTTATGGTACCCCTGTCTATCTCGCTCGCCAGCAGGTCGCTCATGATTATGATGACCACGAGCTGACCTATAACACTCCCCCAGAAGTCTATCAGGGCCCCTGAGATGTTTATCTGGAAGGATATCTCCAAAGCCCTCGCACCGTATTCGGTTATCTCCTCATGGGTGAAGAAGTAAACCACAACCGGGAGGAGCATCAGGAGGAGCATGACCTTGAGCCTGCGGGACCTCAGGAGCCTGTAGGTCTCGTTTTGATAGAGGACGCCGATCACTCCGCCTCACCCACGTTAAACTTCTCCATCAGGATCCTCTCAAGCGGACTCGTGTGGGGTTTGAAGAGCTTTAAACGAATGCCCTGCGAGCTCAGATACCTCGGGAACTGCAGGAAAAACTCGTCCAGAAACCTCGGATCCACCCTGACCCTGAGCGTTCCCTCCTCCTCCCAGGACTCCCTGACGTAGGGCTTTTCCCTCAGGAACTCGAGTGCCCTTGCGTTATCGGACGTCAGAACATCGTATTCGCTCTCCTCCACCCCCGTGAGCTCGCTTATCCTGCCCTGGGCTATCAAACGGCCCTGATTGATCAGGCCAACGTAGTTGCACATCTTCTCGACCTCGCTGACTATGTGGGAGCTCACGAAAATCGTCTTTCCCTCCTTTGCGAGGGATACGATCTTGCCCGTGAACTCGATTCTCCCCAGGGGGTCGAGGTTCGCCGTGGGCTCGTCGAGTATCAGGAGCTCCGGGTTCCCGATTAAGGCCGCCGCGAAGGTAACCCTCTGCTTCTGCCCGGAGGAAAGCTCCTTTATTTTGTTCAGGGCCAGCCTGCCAACCCCGACGTACCTCATCAGCTCCTTTGCACTTTCCCTCGCCTCATCCTTTTCGAGCCCCGAGAGCCTCCCCATGTACGTCAGAAACTCAAAGATGGTCATATCCTCATAGGCTATGGGCGCTTCGGGCATGTAGCCAAGGCTTTTCATGATCTCAACCCTTTTTTGGGGCATCTCCATCCCGAAAATCCTTATCTCTCCATAGGTGGGTCTCAACGCCCCGGTGAGCATCTTTATGGTGGTGGTCTTTCCTGCACCGTTGGGGCCGAGAAAGCC encodes:
- a CDS encoding ABC transporter ATP-binding protein, with the translated sequence MSTYIIETRDLTKFFGKRNIVYHLNLKVPKGVVYGFLGPNGAGKTTTIKMLTGALRPTYGEIRIFGMEMPQKRVEIMKSLGYMPEAPIAYEDMTIFEFLTYMGRLSGLEKDEARESAKELMRYVGVGRLALNKIKELSSGQKQRVTFAAALIGNPELLILDEPTANLDPLGRIEFTGKIVSLAKEGKTIFVSSHIVSEVEKMCNYVGLINQGRLIAQGRISELTGVEESEYDVLTSDNARALEFLREKPYVRESWEEEGTLRVRVDPRFLDEFFLQFPRYLSSQGIRLKLFKPHTSPLERILMEKFNVGEAE
- a CDS encoding ABC transporter permease; the encoded protein is MIGVLYQNETYRLLRSRRLKVMLLLMLLPVVVYFFTHEEITEYGARALEISFQINISGALIDFWGSVIGQLVVIIIMSDLLASEIDRGTIRILLTKPIRKSEIVLGKFLSGITAIAVIFGVPYLIMQVYMVLLYKSGFEGFRTTFDDLLFATGITLLVLGSLGAVSMLLSVILSRPLYASLASFGLVFTAQFILPQLPFFDDPERFNLSYQIGVLLKKGFTLNTGLDSYKGDPGMSALFFLSVILVSLILTLLGLYRKEYEG